GCCGTGTGGATTTGAACCTGGATGAAATCTTCGGGGCGTACGTGGCGGGACGGCCGCAGTTGAATGGGGCAACGCCTGAAGCACGAGAAGCCGTGACCCACTATCCGTAGGGAACATTGGAGAACCACCATGAACACTTGGCGATCTCTACTTTTGAAAGAATGGCGTGAGCAACGTGCCGTGGGTCTGGCGATTCTGGCGGTGTTGGTTTTGGTTCCGCTGCTTACTTCCCTCGCAGACTGGGGCGGCCTGCATTTTGGTATTTACTTCACGACGATCCTGACGATGCCAATGTTCGCCGTATTCGTAGGCATGGGAATCGCCTCGGGCGAACATTCTCGGGGCACGATTCACTTTCTACGAGCCTTGCCTGCTACGACACGCAGAGCGGCAACGGTGAAATTGATCGCTGGCCTGTTCACGCTCTGGGTTCCCATCCTCGTTGTGACCGCGATCTATGCGGTATTGATCGAGTTTGAGCTGGAGCCGAATAGCAAGTTCGACGATTTTGGCTTTGCAAGAGCATGGGGGATCGCGAGCACCATTGTCTCGATTGGAGTTGCAAGCCTGCTGCTCGCCTCCAGCATACTGATATGGACGGTTGCAGCCGGAGCAAATCGCAAGGACGAAATCAGTGCAGGTGCGATGGCCATCGTTACCATCGTGGCTGCTTACGGGACACTCTTGGGGTTTCTTTGGTTGCTCACGAAGGTATACTCCGATCCAAGCTACATGCAACGTAATAGTTGGTTGCATCCATTGATTGCAGGTCTTCCGGGAATGTGTGCATTTACGAGTGACCCCAACGGAGCAACGAGCCTGGGCGGAGAATCGTGGTTTGGGTATTTTGCTCCCTATCTAATCGTCGCGCTGCTTAGTCATGCCCTCTTGATAGGAGTCTTCGTCGAAAGGTACGGGCGTGAATCTAATAGAGTTTGGACCTTACCCCTGCAACGGCCCGAGAACAAGCAGCTTGACTGGCTTTCTCCGCCGCAGCGGTCAGCTTTCAGAGCCGTTGTGTGGAAGGCTCTTCGAGAGGTTTCACCGCTTCTGCTCGCAGGAATCGTCATCACCCTGGGAATCGCCTTGATCGTTCAGATCAGCCAACCAACGATCGATTGGAGAGATGTCACCTTTGGGCTGTGGGGTTACATTGGCGGTTTCGTGTCAATCGCGTTAGGAATTGGCGTATTTCGCGAGGACCTAGAGCCCGGCTTACATAACTTCTGGCGTTCACGACCCGCCTCGGTAGGCGGTTGGTACTGGACTAAGTTCGGTTTGGCGACCGGTTTGCTCATTATGTTAGGCGTTGCCATAGGGTGGCTAGGCGTCGAATATCGCTTGGATCGAGCGGAGCGAATCCCTTTGGACGATTTTGACGGCTGGAAACAACTATTTTGGGCATGGGGGCCGTCAGCCGGGGTGATTCTGTTTCACGCCGGTCTCTATGTCGGAGCAGCACTGCTGATGATTCTCGTTCGCCGCCCCATCTTTGCCGCCGTGATGGACGTGGGATTGCTGGCCGGCCTCGCATTCGCTTCCGAATACGTGTTCCGCTGGATCGGCCCCACAGAGGCGAACGCCGTCCTCATCGGCATCCCACTGGTCCTGCTCTGCATGGCAGGAGCAGCGATTCTCGCGGGGCACGCGTTCAAGAAGAACTGGAGCCTTGAGAGTTGGCTGGGCTGAGAGTTTTCAGTTGCCAGGGTTCAGTTTTCAGTACTCGCGTGCTAACGGAACTCAAAAAGCTCAACATCAAAGACCGAAAACTGAACACTTCAAACTGAAAACTCCATCGAAAAAGGGCCTCTGCTCGCCAAAGCAAAGGCCCTTCATTCGGGAATATTCGCTGACCGAACCGTTGTTCCCGTTGCCGCGAACGGCTTGTGGGAAAGCAACCCTTGTCGGAGACCCTCAGCGGTACTTGTTGCATCGGTTGTTCACGCCGAAGGCTTGAGAGGTTCGAGGCGAGAGGCCAGAGGCGAGTGACTCACAAAGACGTTAGGGGTTGTGTGAACGACACTCTCTGAGAAAATCTAAACATTAAATGCTCACCCCCAGCCTCTCACCTCTCGCCCCTTACCAATGATCGCTAAACTCGCACTTGAAGATGGAACTGTTTACACCGGCACGTCGATTGGTGCCGAAGGGGAAGTGGACGGTGAGGTCTGCTTCAATACGTCGATGACTGGGTATCAGGAAATCCTCACGGACCCGAGCTATCGTGGCCAGATCGTCACGATGACCTACCCGCAGATCGGCAACTATGGCGTCAACGAGGAAGACCTGGAGAGCGAGAAGCCGCATCTGGCCGGGTTTATCGTGCGAGAGCATAGCCGCGTGGCGAGCAACTTCCGCAGTGAAGGGTCGCTGGCCGATTATCTCAAGGAGTGGGGAGTGGTGGCGATCGAGTCGATCGATACGCGGGCTCTCGTGCGGCGGATTCGCTCCGCGGGGGCGATGCGAGGCGTGCTTTCGACGACCGATCTGGATGACGAGAGCTTGGTCGCCAAGGCGAAGGCAAGCCCTGGGCTCGTGGGGCGCGATCTCGTGCAGGAAGTCACCCCTGAAATGCCTTGCGAGTGGCAGGAGCCGGTGAGCGAGTGGACTCACTTGAACGAAGAGGGGCGCGAGGCGGGAGGCGAGAAGAATATTGTCGCGCTCGACTTCGGCATGAAGTGGAACATCCCTCGCCACCTCTACAACCAAGGTTGCCAGGTGACCGTGTTGCCAGGGACTTCCTCTTCGGAAGAGGTGCTCGCACAGAAGCCCGATGGCATATTCCTATCCAATGGGCCGGGCGACCCGGAACCGCTGACGCAAGCCGTGGAGACGATTCAAGGCGTTCTCGGCAAGGCTCCCGTATTTGGGATTTGTCTCGGGCATCAACTGCTGTCGCTCGCCTGCGGAGCAAAGACCTTCAAGATGAAGTTCGGGCATCGGGGCGGCAATCAACCGGTACAACGTCTTGAAGATAGCACCGTGGAAATCACCTCGCAGAATCATGGCTTCGCGGTTGACGAAGAATCGCTGCCCGATTGCCTCGAAGTCACGCACCGCAGCTTAAACGACGGCACGATCGAGGGTGTGCGGCATAAGGAGTACGACGCCTTTAGCGTGCAATACCACCCTGAGGCCTCAGCCGGACCGCATGACAGTCACTACCTATTTGGGGAGTTTCTGGCGAAGGTGAAGGGCTAAAGAACCCCTAGCTTGCGCTAGGGGCTAGGGATCGCACAATTGAGTTCACTAACGATTAGCCCCTAGCGCAAGCTAGGGGTTGAATCTCTCACCACGCGTACACCACGCCCTCAAGCTTCACGACCACTTCGTCCTCAATTGCGAGGTAGGGCGTTGCTCGTTTGCCCAGACGCTTGGCCAGCTCGAAGTACTCGGGGCTGAAACGTTCGACCGTGGTTGCTTTCTTCTCCTCTTCTTCCGTGACCGTGGAATCGACCCACCGCTCGCCACGGCGGAAGAAGGTCTTTCTTCCGAGCGAGAAGACATTGTTGGCGATCCGTTGGCGGTTGGTTTTCGCGTCGTAGTAGACCGTGCCCCGACCGCCAGCGGCGAAGAGATCGTCGACATCTGCTTCGTCGAATTCGCCACCATATTCTCCACCGAAGCCACCTCCGCCACCTCCGTAGCCGCCATAAGCTGGTGCCGCCTTGGCGTTCTTGAAGCGGCCCTTTGCGGCACGCTGGTTCACGCCAAATTGATCGGAGACTGCTTCGAGTTCGACTAAGCTTTCTTCCGCCCGAGAGAAGTTGCCGCTGATGTCTCTCGCATCGCTGTTCTCATCCGCGAGGAACGAAGTGTAGGGCGTGAGGATGCCATGTTCGGTGGCGAGGGCAACGAGTTCGTCGATGAGTTCAGGGTTCTTGCCGTGCAAATCAATCTCGTCGATGATCTCGCCCACACGACGAGTTGCCCAAAGCTTAGCGACGAAGCTGTTCGAGTCGTCATTGCTTGCTTTGACGAGTTCCGCCGGGAACTCGATGGTCTTGGCTTCCCCAGCGAGCTTTCCGCTAAGCGAAACGCGTGCTGCACCACCGGTAAGGTAACGACCAACAATCACGGTTTGGTCACCAGCGAACAGGTCGAATCTACCGGAAGGGTACAGGCGATTGATGTTTGCGTTACTTTCATTGCTTGCCCCGTCGGTCTCGATAGTAAGCATCACGTCGGTCATGACGGGGGTGCCGATGCGGTTGTAGAGCTTGCTGACCGCGGCTTCGATGTCTTCGTTGGGACGAACGTACTCGCTTTGGCCGTGGTTTTCCGCGGAGAGCTTATCCAACAGGCGGCTATTCACGTCGTAGCCCACGCCGAATGAGAACACTCGGGCACGTGCTTGGTTTGCGGTTGCTGCGTGTTGGGCAATCTTCGCCTCGTTCTGCTCGCCAACGGTAGGCAAGCCGTCGGTGAGGAAGATGACGTAGCTCGGGCGTTGCTTGTCATTCAGCATCTCGAGTGAAGTCGTCAGAGCCCCGTCGATGTTCGTGCTACCGCCAGCGAAGAGTCCATTGACGAAGCCAAGGGCCTCATCACGCGTTGTGTTGCTGAACTTCTCTAGCTCAGGTCGGAACGTGCTGATGTTGCTGTCATAAGCGACGATGTTGAACAAGTCTCCTTCTCGCAGATTATTCAGCACGAACTTGAGAGCCTCACGTGCTTGTTCGATTTTCTTGCCACTCATACTCCCTGAGCGATCAACGACGAAGACGACCGTCTTGGGAGTGGCCTTCGCGTCGTCGGCTTGTTGAAGTTTCGGGCTGGCGAGCAGAAGGAAGTAGCCGGGTTGGTTTTCGTCAGGTTTGTAGCTGAGCAGGCTCGCCCCCACGTCGTCAGTGGCGCTGTCGAAGAACAGCCGAAAGTCAGACGAGGGGATCACGTTCTCTTGTTCGAGGGTGACCACCGCTTGCTTCTCGCCGGTGCGGTCGACCTTCACTTCGTGTGTGCCAGAGTAAATGTTGGTGAGCGAAGTCTTGCTGTTAATCGCCACGCGAATCTTCAACCTGTCCAAAGGCTTCGCCGTGTACTTGGCGGTGCTGAGCGGAAAGAGAAAATCGGTCAGCCCATGCGACGCGCGGCAAAGCTGTGTGTAGCGGAGCGTGACAGTGCGTTTTTCTCCTGGCGGGATTGGGAAGACGCTGGTTTGGAACATCCCCGTGCCGATCCATTCCAGCAGAGCCGGATCTTTGTTGCTGCGAACGATCCGCTCGTACCGTTCGCGTGCTTCATCTTTGGAAAGCAGCTCGGCCTGATACTCCTTGTTGCCCACCATCAGCGTGAGCGAATCAATCGCCCCGTCGTAAGGCAATGGGAACAAGAAGCTCGTTTCAAGTTGTGTTTTGCCTGTGTTCACGAAGGTCTGGGAAACCTGCACGGTGGCGATCTGCCCTTTGAGCGAGGCGTTGACTTCGATTGCTTCGATTTTGTAGCTCGCTGTCGGGGTCTCCGGCCTGGGGAATGGTCTAGGCAAGCGGAAGTTGGCGTCGGCG
The genomic region above belongs to Lacipirellulaceae bacterium and contains:
- the carA gene encoding glutamine-hydrolyzing carbamoyl-phosphate synthase small subunit, which codes for MIAKLALEDGTVYTGTSIGAEGEVDGEVCFNTSMTGYQEILTDPSYRGQIVTMTYPQIGNYGVNEEDLESEKPHLAGFIVREHSRVASNFRSEGSLADYLKEWGVVAIESIDTRALVRRIRSAGAMRGVLSTTDLDDESLVAKAKASPGLVGRDLVQEVTPEMPCEWQEPVSEWTHLNEEGREAGGEKNIVALDFGMKWNIPRHLYNQGCQVTVLPGTSSSEEVLAQKPDGIFLSNGPGDPEPLTQAVETIQGVLGKAPVFGICLGHQLLSLACGAKTFKMKFGHRGGNQPVQRLEDSTVEITSQNHGFAVDEESLPDCLEVTHRSLNDGTIEGVRHKEYDAFSVQYHPEASAGPHDSHYLFGEFLAKVKG
- a CDS encoding VIT domain-containing protein yields the protein MPRHLQFASLLCYLALLLLPSISQAQGLLVDARADANFRLPRPFPRPETPTASYKIEAIEVNASLKGQIATVQVSQTFVNTGKTQLETSFLFPLPYDGAIDSLTLMVGNKEYQAELLSKDEARERYERIVRSNKDPALLEWIGTGMFQTSVFPIPPGEKRTVTLRYTQLCRASHGLTDFLFPLSTAKYTAKPLDRLKIRVAINSKTSLTNIYSGTHEVKVDRTGEKQAVVTLEQENVIPSSDFRLFFDSATDDVGASLLSYKPDENQPGYFLLLASPKLQQADDAKATPKTVVFVVDRSGSMSGKKIEQAREALKFVLNNLREGDLFNIVAYDSNISTFRPELEKFSNTTRDEALGFVNGLFAGGSTNIDGALTTSLEMLNDKQRPSYVIFLTDGLPTVGEQNEAKIAQHAATANQARARVFSFGVGYDVNSRLLDKLSAENHGQSEYVRPNEDIEAAVSKLYNRIGTPVMTDVMLTIETDGASNESNANINRLYPSGRFDLFAGDQTVIVGRYLTGGAARVSLSGKLAGEAKTIEFPAELVKASNDDSNSFVAKLWATRRVGEIIDEIDLHGKNPELIDELVALATEHGILTPYTSFLADENSDARDISGNFSRAEESLVELEAVSDQFGVNQRAAKGRFKNAKAAPAYGGYGGGGGGFGGEYGGEFDEADVDDLFAAGGRGTVYYDAKTNRQRIANNVFSLGRKTFFRRGERWVDSTVTEEEEKKATTVERFSPEYFELAKRLGKRATPYLAIEDEVVVKLEGVVYAW